The genomic stretch ACCAATAATAAAGAAGCCAGTGGAGAAAATAATCTTCGGAAATAATTTATTCATTTGTTTAATTAACTCAACGGCAAAGTCCTACAACAGTAATTGTGTTAACCATCACAACTACTTTCTCTAATCTAGCACAACGAGTAATTAGGAATCACAAATTACTCACTACCCATTATCTACTCAATATCATGCGGGTTTCGATCGAAAAATTACAACAATGGAAACAGGAAAAACGTCCTATCGTCAGTTTAACTGCTTGGGATTATGCGATCGCACAAATTTTAGATTTAGCAGAAATTGACATAATTCTTGTGGGAGATTCTTTAGCAATGGTAGCTCTAGGACATCCTAACACTTTACCCGTTACCTTAGATGAAATGATTCATCATACAAAAGCCGTCTGTAGAGGAGTTAGAAGAGCTTTAGTGGTGTGTGATTTGCCTTTTTTAACCTATCAAACGAATATTACTCAAGCCATTAAGTCGGCAGGAAAAGTTATCAAAGAAACCGAAGCAGGAGCAGTAAAATTAGAAGGGGGTTATCCTGCGATGATTGAAACTATTAGCCGTTTGACAGAAATCGGTATTCCCGTTATGGCACATATTGGCTTAACTCCTCAATCAGTAAAAATGCTCGGTTATAAAAAACAAGGAATTACACCTTTTGCCCAAGAAAAAATATTTAATGAAGCCATGGCTTCAGAAAAAGCTGGTGCATTCTCGATCGTACTAGAACACATTAGCGAAGAATTAGCAAGTGAGATTACTAAAAATTTATCAATCCCTACTATCGGTATTGGTGCTGGAAATAATTGTGATGGGCAAGTATTGGTAACGGCGGATTTGTTGGGATTATCTCCTAAATTACCACCTTTTGCGAAACCTTATGCGAACTTGAAAGAGATTATCTTTGATTCTGTTACTCATTTTGCACGGGATGTTAAATCTCATGACTTTCCTGACAATGTACAATGAACATCACTTGTTATCAATGTCAGCATTGCGCAATGGATATGAATATAAGTCATTCAATGGTATTGTACTTACGTTCTTATTTGAGTAGTTATTTTCTGTTAATTATTAATTGTTAATTCTCAATTCTCTTAACTATTATTTTTTTGGCACAACAAAAGGCTAAACTTATAAAAGCGAGATATAAGAGAAATCAACGATCGAGATTATGAGTCATTATGATGTCATTGTTATTGGTTCAGGTATTGGCGGTTTAGTCACAGCAACTCAATTAGCCTCAAAAGGGATCAATGTCTTAGTATTAGAAAGTTACACTATCCCCGGCGGAAGTGCGGGGTATTTTGAGCGGGAAGGATACCGTTTTGATGTGGGTGCTTCCATGATTTTTGGTTTTGGCGAAAATGGTACTACTAACTTACTTACCCGTGCCTTAGATGCTGTTAATCAAAAAATGGAGACGATCGCCGATCCAGTACAAATTCACTATCATTTACCCAATAACCTCGATCTTAAAGTTCATAGAGATTATGACAAGTTTTTACAAGAATTATACGATCGTTTTCCTGAAGAAGAAAAAGGTATAAAAAGTTTTTATGATGAGTGTTGGTATGTTTTTAATTGTCTCAACTCGATGGAGTTATTATCTTTAGAGGAAATTCGTTACTTAACTAGAGTATTTTTTCAACACCCTTTATCCTGTCTTGGCTTAGTCAAATATTTACCTTTAAATGTGGGTGATGTAGCAAGGAAATATATTAAAAATCCTGAATTGCTTAAATTTATCGATATGGAGTGTTATTGTTGGTCGGTTGTACCTGCTGATTTAACTCCCATGATTAACGCCGGAATGGTATTTTCCGATCGACACTATGGAGGAATAAACTATCCTAAAGGAGGAGTAGGTAAAATAGGAGAAACTTTAGCACAAGGATTAGAAAAGTTAGGGGGAGAAATCCAGTATCAAGCAAGAGTAACCGAAATTATCCTCGAAGGAAATCAAGCCAAAGGAGTTAGATTAGCCAACGGCAAAGAATATTTTGCCAAAAGAATTGTCTCTAATGCTACTCGTTGGGATACTTTTGATAAGTTAATCGACAAAAGTAAAAAACCCAAAAAAGAAGTAAAATGGCAGAAAAATTATCGTCAATCACCTAGTTTTCTAAGTCTTCATTTAGGAGTGGAAGCCAAAGTTTTAGCCCATCATCCTGAATGTCATCATATTATATTGGAAAACTGGCGCAACTTAGAAGCAGAGCAAGGCACAATTTTTGTTTCTATACCTACTTTACTTGATCCCAGTCTTGCCCCCGAAGGTTATCATATCATTCATGCCTTTACCCCAAGCTCGATCGAATATTGGGAAGAATTATCCCCCACCCAATACGAGAGTAAAAAAGAAGAAGTTGCGGGGAGATTAATTGAGCGTTTAGAAGTTATTTTCCCCGGATTAGATGCAGGTTTAGACTATATGGAAATTGGTACACCTCGCACCCACAGAAAATTTTTAGGTAGAATTAATGGTACTTATGGACCCATTCCTGCCAAAAGACTCAATGGTTTATTATCAATGCCTTTTAATCGCACTGCTATCAAAAATCTTTACTGTGTGGGAGACAGCACATTTCCAGGGCAGGGTTTAAATGCCGTCGCTTTTTCTGGGTTTAGTTGCGCCCATCGTATCGCCGTTGACTTGGGCTATTAAAATAATTAGGAATAGCTGAAGTTTTAACCTATGACGGAAATTTTATAAGGATTTTATTATTCTTTTCCTATAACAATTATCGTTTTTGTTTCTCAAATCATTGATTTTCTTTTACCCCATAGGCAGTATTTTTCCTCATTATCAATTAAACATCATGGATTTACTAGAATATCAGGCTAAACTATTATTTCAACAGGTAGGTATTCCAGTACTACCTTCTCAATCAATTTCCCATGCAAGGGAGTTAAAAAATTTACTTATCCCCTATCCTATTGTTTTAAAATCTCAAGTGTTAGCTAGTGGTAGGGCATTGGTGGGAGGTGTTAAGTTTGTGGAAAATACCATAGATGCGATCGCAGCTTCTCAGTTTATTTTTAATTTACCTATTGAGGGAGAGTATCCTGAAGTAATTTTGGCAGAGGCTCGTTATGATGCAGAAAATGAGCTTTTCTTAGCAATTATGCTTGATTATAGCGTTAAAAAACCTGTTTTACTAGGTTCAGCTTATGGTGGTATTAATATCAATATTTTGTTAGAAAACTTGCAAACGGGGGTTATTGATGGAGCTTTTTCTCCTTTTTATGCCCGTCGCTTGGTTAAGCAAATGGGATTGACGGGAAATGCCATCGCTTCCGTGAGTAAAATCATTGAAAAAATGTATCATTTATTTATGGAATACGATTTGGATGCGATCGAAATCAACCCTTTAGGGGTAAATAGTAACGGTGAAGTAATGGCATTAGATGGGAAAATCAGAATAAATGATCATGCTTTGAATCGCCATCCGAAGTTATTAACCTCTTTAACAAGAGAAAATATTAAAGATATTCATAATCATTCATTATCGGAAAATATTGAAGAAAAGAAAGCTACTTATTCTTGTATAAAACTAGATATTAATAGTAATTTAGCTGTTATTTCTAATAGCATTGATTTAGGGATTTTTACAATTAATTCTTTAGCTAATCAAGAACAAAAAATCCATAGTTACTATTTAATATCTTCAGAAAATAAGGAAATTCAAGAAGAAAATCTTAACAGTATCTTTTCAGATATATTTAACACTGAACAAATAAAAGTTGTATTAATTAATATTATTAATCAGTGGAATTTATCAGATTTTTTCGTTCAAAAAATGGGACAATTTTATCAAAAAGAAATGATTAAAAAACTTTCTCGTAGTGAAGATAGAGCCGATCGAGCTACTGGATTAAGATTTGTACAAACAAACACAAAAAATAAATCATCTCAACCGATTAGAAAAATTGAGTGGATTTTAAGAACTCCATCACCAAATTGTTTGATAGATAAAGAACAATTAAAAGGATTACCTTGTCAAGTAATTAATGATTTTGAAAGCTCGATCAAAGCTAGTATTAAACATAGTAAATTAGAAACAAATGACGAAGAAAAAGTGCATTGATAAAATAACTATTTTTTATCTAAATTATCACTTAAGTCTATCCATTGAGACAGGCTTAAATTTTCTGCTCTAGCTTGATCATTGATACTTAACTTCGTTAAAACTTCTCCTAATTTTTCTGGTTCAATAATCGATTTTAAATTATTTCTTAACATCTTTCTTCTACTGGCAAATCCCAATTTAATTAAACTGTCTAAAAATTTAGGATTATGGGCAGGTTTTTCTAAGTTTCTTGGGGTTATTTTCACAACCACAGAATCAACTTTCGGACGTGGATAAAAGTCTTTTGCCGGTACTTCACAGACAATTTCACAATCTGCTAAATATTGAACTTTAACAGTTAATCCACCATATACTTTATTATTCGGAACTGCTACAAGTCGATCGCCAACTTCTTTTTGTACTAATAATACGATCGATTCTAAAGGTTTTTCGGCGGGTTTACTAATAGTACCGAGTAATTTTTCAATAATCGGACCTGTGATATTATAAGGGATATTAGCAACAACTTTATTGAAATTATTAAAATTAGGAAAAGTTAGTAGAATTTCTGGTAAATTTAATTCTAAAAAATCTCCTTCTAATAACAAAAAATTATCGATTTTCCCATATTTTGCAACTAATTTTTTACATAAATCTCTGTCAATTTCTACTGCTAATAATTTATCTACATAAGGAAAAATTCTCTCCGTTAAAACTCCTAAACCCGGACCTATTTCTAAGACTCGATCGAGTTTATTTAATTGTGCAGAAATGATAATTTGATCAAGGACTTGTTGATTTTTTAACCAATGTTGTCCAAACTGTTTTCTAGGTCTAAAACTCATTAATATATGGTAATTTTTATAGAATGACGATAATTTTTAGCTATTTCTATTTTAGACTAAATATAAAAGGAAAAGTTATTGATTACCTTCGGTGGCATTGCGTATGCTGGGAAGCATATCTGATACGGATCGACCCGTGCTAGTATTTGATGGTGCGATGGGTACAAATCTTGATCAAATAAGTTATTATCGAAATATTCCCCTTAACGGTACTTAGACAAAAATTATGCCCAAATAAACCCTAAACGGGCTTTATATAAACTAAATACTTCCACATTGTTTGATGATACGCCCTAAAATTGCGCACTTTTTTGTTAACGTTTTAGGTTTCAATCCTACATTTTTATAGCTTTCTGATTTATTTAGCACACCCTATTTATAGATTGGGTTAGTAATAATGTAACCCAACATCGATAGAAGTTTATGAGTTGTGATACCTTGAATTAAAATTAAATTGTTATAACTATTTTTTATGATTAACTAAAAAATTACTAAAACTAAATTCATTGATGGTATTCCACTGTAAAGTATCTTTTCTAAACTCTAACCATGATTGATAAATTTCTTTAAAAGCAGGATTTTTATTACTATTATCATCATAGATAGAAAATGCTATTTTTTGTGCTTCTGTTAAAACATCTTCAGGAAAAGGAGTTAATTTTGTACCTCCTGCAATAATAGTTTTTAAGGATTTTTGGTTCACAAAATCATAATTTGCTAACATCGTTATATTTGCTTCTTTTGCTGCGGTTTCAACCATGCTTTGATATTCTAGAGGTAATTTTTCCCATGCAGATTTGTTTATTAAGACTTCTAAAGTGGGGCCTGGTTCCCACCATCCGGGATAATAGTAGTATTGTGCTGCTTTATTTAAACCTAGTTTCTCATCATCGTAAGGGCCTACCCATTCTGCGGCATCGATCGCACCTCTGTCAAGGGCTAAAAATAATTCTCCTCCTGGTAAAACTTGTACATTAACGCCCAATTTAGACATAACCTCTCCCCCTAATCCTGGAATACGCATTTTTAAACCTTTTAAATCAGTAAGGGATTTGACTTCTTTTTTAAACCATCCCCCCATTTGTGCCCCTGTATTTCCTGCAGGAAAATTGACAATATTAAAATCACTATAAACCTTTCGCATCGCATCTAAACCACCTCCATAATACCACCAAGCATTTTGCTGTGAAGCAGTCAAGCCAAAAGGTAAACCTGTAGCGAAAGCAAGGGCAGAATTTTTACCAATATAATAGTAACTAGCTGTATGCCCAGCTTCAACACTCCCATTTTGTACTGTATCTAATACCTCCAATCCGGGTACAATTTCTCCTGCGGCGTAAGGAGTAATCTGGAATTTTTCTCCACTCATTTGCTTAATGCGATCGCAAAAACCTTGAACACCACCAAAAATAGTATCCAGAGACTTAGGCCAACTTGTCACCATCCGCCATTTTATTTCTGGTAAACTATTAGTGGTAACAGTAGAATTATTTTGACTTTGACAAGAAACAAGGGTAGCGGA from Geminocystis sp. NIES-3709 encodes the following:
- the panB gene encoding 3-methyl-2-oxobutanoate hydroxymethyltransferase; amino-acid sequence: MRVSIEKLQQWKQEKRPIVSLTAWDYAIAQILDLAEIDIILVGDSLAMVALGHPNTLPVTLDEMIHHTKAVCRGVRRALVVCDLPFLTYQTNITQAIKSAGKVIKETEAGAVKLEGGYPAMIETISRLTEIGIPVMAHIGLTPQSVKMLGYKKQGITPFAQEKIFNEAMASEKAGAFSIVLEHISEELASEITKNLSIPTIGIGAGNNCDGQVLVTADLLGLSPKLPPFAKPYANLKEIIFDSVTHFARDVKSHDFPDNVQ
- the crtH gene encoding carotenoid isomerase — its product is MSHYDVIVIGSGIGGLVTATQLASKGINVLVLESYTIPGGSAGYFEREGYRFDVGASMIFGFGENGTTNLLTRALDAVNQKMETIADPVQIHYHLPNNLDLKVHRDYDKFLQELYDRFPEEEKGIKSFYDECWYVFNCLNSMELLSLEEIRYLTRVFFQHPLSCLGLVKYLPLNVGDVARKYIKNPELLKFIDMECYCWSVVPADLTPMINAGMVFSDRHYGGINYPKGGVGKIGETLAQGLEKLGGEIQYQARVTEIILEGNQAKGVRLANGKEYFAKRIVSNATRWDTFDKLIDKSKKPKKEVKWQKNYRQSPSFLSLHLGVEAKVLAHHPECHHIILENWRNLEAEQGTIFVSIPTLLDPSLAPEGYHIIHAFTPSSIEYWEELSPTQYESKKEEVAGRLIERLEVIFPGLDAGLDYMEIGTPRTHRKFLGRINGTYGPIPAKRLNGLLSMPFNRTAIKNLYCVGDSTFPGQGLNAVAFSGFSCAHRIAVDLGY
- a CDS encoding ATP-grasp domain-containing protein, with protein sequence MDLLEYQAKLLFQQVGIPVLPSQSISHARELKNLLIPYPIVLKSQVLASGRALVGGVKFVENTIDAIAASQFIFNLPIEGEYPEVILAEARYDAENELFLAIMLDYSVKKPVLLGSAYGGININILLENLQTGVIDGAFSPFYARRLVKQMGLTGNAIASVSKIIEKMYHLFMEYDLDAIEINPLGVNSNGEVMALDGKIRINDHALNRHPKLLTSLTRENIKDIHNHSLSENIEEKKATYSCIKLDINSNLAVISNSIDLGIFTINSLANQEQKIHSYYLISSENKEIQEENLNSIFSDIFNTEQIKVVLINIINQWNLSDFFVQKMGQFYQKEMIKKLSRSEDRADRATGLRFVQTNTKNKSSQPIRKIEWILRTPSPNCLIDKEQLKGLPCQVINDFESSIKASIKHSKLETNDEEKVH
- the rsmA gene encoding 16S rRNA (adenine(1518)-N(6)/adenine(1519)-N(6))-dimethyltransferase RsmA, coding for MSFRPRKQFGQHWLKNQQVLDQIIISAQLNKLDRVLEIGPGLGVLTERIFPYVDKLLAVEIDRDLCKKLVAKYGKIDNFLLLEGDFLELNLPEILLTFPNFNNFNKVVANIPYNITGPIIEKLLGTISKPAEKPLESIVLLVQKEVGDRLVAVPNNKVYGGLTVKVQYLADCEIVCEVPAKDFYPRPKVDSVVVKITPRNLEKPAHNPKFLDSLIKLGFASRRKMLRNNLKSIIEPEKLGEVLTKLSINDQARAENLSLSQWIDLSDNLDKK
- a CDS encoding TRAP transporter substrate-binding protein, yielding MQRRQFLSNTGISALTSATLVSCQSQNNSTVTTNSLPEIKWRMVTSWPKSLDTIFGGVQGFCDRIKQMSGEKFQITPYAAGEIVPGLEVLDTVQNGSVEAGHTASYYYIGKNSALAFATGLPFGLTASQQNAWWYYGGGLDAMRKVYSDFNIVNFPAGNTGAQMGGWFKKEVKSLTDLKGLKMRIPGLGGEVMSKLGVNVQVLPGGELFLALDRGAIDAAEWVGPYDDEKLGLNKAAQYYYYPGWWEPGPTLEVLINKSAWEKLPLEYQSMVETAAKEANITMLANYDFVNQKSLKTIIAGGTKLTPFPEDVLTEAQKIAFSIYDDNSNKNPAFKEIYQSWLEFRKDTLQWNTINEFSFSNFLVNHKK